In the genome of Chloroflexota bacterium, the window CAACANNNNNNNNNNNNNNNNNNNNNNNNNNNNNNNNNNNNNNNNNNNNNNNNNNNNNNNNNNNNNNNNNNNNNNNNNNNNNNNNNNNNNNNNNNNNNNNNNNNNGTACATGCCCGCGTCCATTGCCGGGGCAATCATCAGGGGCGCGGCATTTGCTTCGCTTCCCAATGCCAAGGCTGTCAGGCAGATGAGATCGTCGGCCTGACCGTGGGCAAGTTTGGCGAGCGTATTGGCAGTTGCCGGAGCGATGAGCAGCGCATCGGCCTTGCGCGCCAACCCGATGTGCAGCACATGTGCATCCGCGCCCCAGAGATCGGCATCGGTATAGGCGGGCTGTCCGGTGACAGATTGAAACGTCAGCGGGGCGATGAATTTTGTGGCGGCATCGGTGAGTACAACATTGACATTCGCGCCGCTTTGGGCGAGTTTGCTGGCGAGGTCGGCTGCTTTATAGGCTGCAATACTGCCGGTGACGCCCAGAATGATGTTCTTGTGTTGGAGTGGGTGTTGAGACATAGGCATGGAAGGGGGTGATTGGATAGGTGCTGTTATTGTACCGCTAATTCAGGGGGAGTTGCGTTTCGGCGTAGTGTTATAATTCGGCGATTATTTGATCGCCAAAGAGGCTGCTATGCAGGATGAATTTATCCATACGATTACAAATACTTTAGATTTATTAACAGATACCTATAATTACAACCACTGGATTTATTCGTTGATGCGTCCGCATTTGGGCGAGCGGATTTTAGAAATTGGTGCAGGAATCGGGAATATCACGCAATTTTTATTGTCAAGTAAAGAGGTAGTATGCCTGGACTTTGAAGATGAATACGTGAATATTTTGCGCGAATACGCAAAGACCCACAAGAATATTACCCCTTTGCAATTGAGTTTGCTCGATTTGCCCGCAGCGCAAGCGCCGCTGGATTATTTTGATACAGTTTTATGTATAAATGTGTTGGAACATATTGAAAATGATCTCTTGGCTGTTCAGCAAATGGCGTCGGTGTTGAAGCCCGGAGGGAAATTGTGGCTTTATGTCCCCGCCGGGCCATGGGCCTATGGCGCATTGGACAAAGAATTGGGGCATTTTCGCCGCTATAGCCGTACGCGGTTACGATCGTTGGCAAACGATGCCAGGCTGGAATTAATCGAATGCCATTATGTGAATTTGGTTGGCGTTTTTGGCTGGTACTGGTCGGCGCGGGTGCGGAAAGACCAGGTAATTCGCCGCGAAAATGCCCATCTGATGGATCGCCTAGTGCCATATCTCTCCGCTATTGAGCGCCTGGCGCGGCCTCCTTTTGGACAGTCGCTGGTGGCGGTAATGGCCCGCTCAGAAAATCTCTCGGAATCTCCTTTGGGATAGGAGATCGTTGCTTGATGCAGTAGTTTACAGATTGGTAAGTTGGTACCTCGGTTCCTTGTCGGTACAGCTTGCTTATGCTAGACTGGTTTAAGTGCCATGTCAGAATCCGGAATATTCAAAGAAGCAATTGATGCCATTATTCAAAACCACCGCTCTCAGGCGCGGGATTTATTAACGCGTTTGTTGCGAAATAATAAAGAAAATCCAGATTATTGGCTCTGGCTTAGCTCGGTTGTTGAAAGCGAAAAAGAAAAGCTCTATTGCTTGCAATCTGTGCTACGGCTTGACCCGGACAATGAAATAGCCAAACGGGGGTTACGCCTCCTCGGTCAGTCACACCCAATAGATGAAATTATCCCGGTTCCTCCGAAGCGCCGATCTTGGAAAGTTGAGTTAAGTGATGCCGAAGCGCCGCGCGGTCTGAAACGCATTTGGGCGAATCCAATCGCTCGGCTGGCGATTTTTTCGGTGGCGGGAATTTTTGTGGTTGGTTTGATTTGGCTGGGTGTTTTTGGCTCTCGAAATGGGTTGTTTGCCCCCAAACTAACAATCACCCCCCTGGCATGGACCGATACCCCTACGGTAACACCCAGCGATGTGGCCCTCGCTACTGTTGATGCAAAATTGCCCGCGGCCACGGCGCAACCTCTATGGATGCAGTTAGCAGCCACTTATACGCCGCGCCCTCTTTTTGTCAATACCCCCCACCCTCGCAGCGAGGCCTTCCGTATCGCCATGCGCGCCTACGAGAGCGGTGATTACGAATCCATGCTCTCTTTCATGGAGCAAGTACAGCACGACGAGCCAGAAGCTGCGGATGTGTTGTACTACCTGGGTGAGGGTCAGCGGCTGATGGGAGATACCGGCACGGCGATGAAATCGTACGAAGCGGCGATTGCATTGGATGCAGCCTTTGCTCCGGCTTATCTGGGGCGCGCTTTGTTGAAAGTGGTACTGAATCCTGCGGCAAATGTGGAAAATGATCTGCGACAGGCCGTAAAACTTGGCCCGGATTTTGGTGCTGCTCATCTGGAATTGGCGGCTTATTACCTGGCGCGTGGACAAGTTGAAGATGCATTGGCCGTGCTCGAAGATGTGGAAGCCTTACTGGCAGATCATCCGCAGTTTTACGCGTTGCGGGCGCAGGCGCATTTGGCGCTC includes:
- a CDS encoding bifunctional 4'-phosphopantothenoylcysteine decarboxylase/phosphopantothenoylcysteine synthetase; protein product: MSQHPLQHKNIILGVTGSIAAYKAADLASKLAQSGANVNVVLTDAATKFIAPLTFQSVTGQPAYTDADLWGADAHVLHIGLARKADALLIAPATANTLAKLAHGQADDLICLTALALGSEANAAPLMIAPAMDAGMY
- a CDS encoding class I SAM-dependent methyltransferase → MQDEFIHTITNTLDLLTDTYNYNHWIYSLMRPHLGERILEIGAGIGNITQFLLSSKEVVCLDFEDEYVNILREYAKTHKNITPLQLSLLDLPAAQAPLDYFDTVLCINVLEHIENDLLAVQQMASVLKPGGKLWLYVPAGPWAYGALDKELGHFRRYSRTRLRSLANDARLELIECHYVNLVGVFGWYWSARVRKDQVIRRENAHLMDRLVPYLSAIERLARPPFGQSLVAVMARSENLSESPLG
- a CDS encoding tetratricopeptide repeat protein codes for the protein MSESGIFKEAIDAIIQNHRSQARDLLTRLLRNNKENPDYWLWLSSVVESEKEKLYCLQSVLRLDPDNEIAKRGLRLLGQSHPIDEIIPVPPKRRSWKVELSDAEAPRGLKRIWANPIARLAIFSVAGIFVVGLIWLGVFGSRNGLFAPKLTITPLAWTDTPTVTPSDVALATVDAKLPAATAQPLWMQLAATYTPRPLFVNTPHPRSEAFRIAMRAYESGDYESMLSFMEQVQHDEPEAADVLYYLGEGQRLMGDTGTAMKSYEAAIALDAAFAPAYLGRALLKVVLNPAANVENDLRQAVKLGPDFGAAHLELAAYYLARGQVEDALAVLEDVEALLADHPQFYALRAQAHLALAHVEEAHADAMRAHELDITDLSVYLLLAEINFDKGRPEDALAYLQTFGLYEQEDARYWALLGRLYYELGEDFEDALDAFDEALELDDENALAYQYRGLTALELGDAAQAMNDLYEARKYTSNTFEISLGFGRAMWMVDNAKDALPQMNAAEKLAVSDLDFARLYYYRAQIAVD